The region ATAAGCAATACCTGAGAGCAGCTATATAAATCACTGAATAACATTACAGGCAATACTGCACTTTTTTCACAACTGTGTATATGtaacatatacacacacaaagtaACATGTGTGTGCATATTTATACAATATACTGTATATGAATTATAGATTAATGACAAAGTAATTCTAcctcttaaataattttgttgtgtACTTGGTTATAAATAGTTTTCCTTAATACAATatcatttaattttgaaatgtagaTATCTATATATACATACAGCTAATTGATAATAAAATGCCTGTATCAGCCAGCTCCCTTGTTTCTtggcttttcttatttagctCTTTCGGTGTAAGCTAATGTGATTAGTAATCCAACTGAAGGGTAGCTCTTCCAAAATCACCTTCTTTCTTCTAAAGTGTGTAATATGTTTATAAGTAAGATGATGTTGCAAAAAGACGTTAGTATGAGAGGCGTGAGAGGTGTCTTTTATAGCCGAGCTCTAGCTGACCTTGCATTTCCTTTGTACAGTATCAAATATTTAATCAAGGTGTTGATTATACAATGTAAAGGTTATATTTCACAATACAGCTTTTCAGCTGTGTCTGAACTGAAGAAACTTCTCCTGGACAACAACCCTTGGTAAAGGTGTAATAGACCTTGTCTTTCTTGCCTGTGCAATAGGTTTTAGTCTCACTAACAGCAGGTTCTTTGTCCTCAAGAACCCAAAAGATCATAcctccgccaggggaggttcaggctggatatcagaaaaaaattcgtcacggaaagagtcatcgggcactggcagaggctgcccagggaggtggtcgagtggccttccctggaggtgtttaaggaacgggtggatgaagtgcttagggacatggtttaagggagtgttaggaatggttggactcgatgatccagtgggtcctttccaacctggtgattctgtgattctagttACAAACGGTTCTCACACTGTTTAACTCTGCTGCTGATTTTCAGCAAATTTAGTGTGTTATGTGATTGATTATCCACAGTGCTTAGTACATCACTGTCGGTAAGTCTGTACTGCAGTACATGGTTTGGACGGTACGCAATTGTCCCACAGCCACTCTAGAGGAATGGCAAAGCCAGGAAAAGATCAGATGCTGTAGAAGTTGCCCAAATTCTAGTGACAGTCTAATctaaaaaatacaataatgaaCTTCTGCCACTACATTCAGACTATAAATGGGTGTTGATTTGGATACGTCGAGAAAATATAAAGGAAGAACACCTAATTTAAAAGTTTTAGCATGTAGGCATCAGCCTTTCCCTTAGCCTTCTTCCAGACTTCTGTTGATTTATTATACGAAATAATCAGTGCTAGCTAATGtacaacatatttttttgctcttaaaaatgaatgagaaataatAGATGGCATTCTGTAACAATCAGCTTAACAACAAATTTGGGGACAACAAAAGGTCAAGGAGGTCTTCAGAACCTTGTAGCTTTTAAGAAATActataaaaatctgtttcatatCATCTTTTCGCTTATCCTTGAACTTTAACATTTCTGGTGTTTCCTATATAAATGTATCTCCTAGTTCTGTGAGAACTGTAGGACATGAGTTTCAATAAACATGTAAGGATGGATTAAAGAGGTCTAGCAGTCTCTACTAGGCCTACGATTCTGTGGGTAATGCCTTCCGAAACTGTTAATCATCTCTGTAAAGTATGCTTTATGAAGCTTTTTGGCTAGGGAGATATTTCTTCTTACAGATttagagaatatttttcaattacAGTACTGCAGAAAGAGGAGGATTTCAGTTTCTATAATAACTGTTCTCTACTGACAGCTAAACAATGAAAGGCCTCAAAAGGTTTGACACTTGATTAGATCTACACTGTAaagtgcagcaggaaaaaaatatggtaaTTAAGGGCCTGATCAAGTAAATCACTCAAGTATGTCTTTAACCTTAAGCATATGAGCAatctaattaattaaaaaagaacatagatATTCATGTTGCTAACATAATCGATAGCCCTGTCAGTTGCAAACATGAGCCTTTCTGTCAAATAAAAATGGGCTATGCTGCAACAAACTGACCCACACAAATTAACTTCATTGTCTTAAATAATGTACATCGTAACTGTAATTGCAtcttaatatattattttggtattttcatTGTTAGCATTGTGAGTTTAACAGTATCTAAAAACAGTACATGAAGATAACATCAGTCAATATGACCACAGATTGCTTACTTCTGTAGCCCGTGTATAACCCACctgtaaaagcagctttttttctaaactgaCCATGAAATTAATAAGGATTCCTCTTCTGGGAAgtttttgagaagaaatttatttaagtTGTTTTACTCAGTTTCCTACTGTTATAAATCTTGTTCAGGATAAGGGCAGTTAACGTTTTGCCTCTGCTTGAGTAAAGCGCTGTAGAGTTCCTGGGAGAACTACACTATAACACTTCTCCATTTGGGAAGGGAATGTTAAGCCCTGCTTGTCAACCAGCTCCTGGTCTGCCTAAGAACCTGTCATTTACCTCTGCGGGAACTTGTGCTCTGAATTAATTTTGGTGCAAGAGCATTTCAAAACGATTCTGTTTTACCTTTGTAGTTAGTGACACCAGCATTCCCCTCCGGCAGCCTGGGGATGCAGGACTTCCTGCGGGCTGAGACAAGCTGAATTTCATGAAGAAATGTAGATTGAGGACCAGCTTCCTCAAATAACAGTTCTGTCTTACCAAGGATCTGTGTATCTCTTGTTTGAAAGATTGAATTTGGAAAGTATATTGCTATTATAGACCAGTTCTAAAATTTAACTTTAAGCTTGCAGAAGCATAGTGTGCTTTCtcttaactgttttttttttttccaagttatttTTGCTAAAGTAAGCATCTAGCAGAGTTGTTTCTATAGTGCATGCATTGTATTTCAGACAAGTGACTGATACTGGTTTGAAAGCTTGCTGCAAATGAAAGTTGTCTAAACGGTTTAGAACCAGGAGACTGGTAAGGCAAAGAGTCAGGCTGTGCCGTTGCAGCATTTCTGGAGCGTGatagggtttggggtttttttatttttttcttcttcttcttgatTTAACAAGTTGAAAATCTGCTGAATAATTCATGAAGAGTGGAAGGGCTGAATCTTCCTGGAATGATATACAGTGTACGTACTGTGGCACAGGAGAAACTGCAAAGCTTTGTATCAGTTGctgcctttcctgctgctgattgcaaggtgctgctgcttcctgTGTTCTCGCAGCTCTACAGAACCCTCAGTCGCGCTCTGGTCTGCCAAGAGCCACCTGCTCCCTATGGACCCACCTTTGCTAGCTACCATCTATGGGatctcctgctgcccacctgCCTGGGACACTGGATCATCACTGCCAATTGCATTTTCAGGACCCTGCGGCTCATCTGACTGAAATCTGCCTTTGagtccctgggcagcccgtcCTCCTGGGTGCCTGGGGGCAGCGGGATCTTCTGACCCAGATGAGGATGGGCTTTCCAGGGCGAAGTCAAGCCTGAGGCGCACTCGGCGAGATGCCCAACGCCTCAGCCTGGAGCACCAACTcgcctctgctgctgctctgggacGACTCCTCCGGCACCCGCATCCTCCTCTCGCTGCTCTACGCTGCCCTAGCCATCTCGGGAACTTTATCCAACGTGATGGTCATCTACTTGGTCTTCTCCTTCAAGAAGCTGCAGACCACCAGCAACGCCTTCATCGTCAACGGCTGCGTGGCCGACCTCGGCGTGTGCGCGCTGTGGATGCCACAGGAGGccgtgctggggctgctgccccCCAACTCGTCCTCCTTGCGCTCCCCCGAGTACCGCCTGCTGCGGGGCGGCCTGCTGGGCCTGGGCCTCACCGCCTCGCTGGCCTCGCACCTGCTCGTGGCCTTCAACAGGTACGTGCTCATCACCAAGCTGCCCAGCGTCTACCGCGCGCTGTACCGCCGCCGCCGGGCGGGCTGCATGATCGCGGGCTGCTGGGCGCTGGCGCTGCTGCTGGCGCCGCTGCTGCCGGGGCTGCAGCCGCCGCGGCGCCGCGGAGAGGGCGGCCCGGGCTACCCCGCGCTGCTGCTGGCGCTGGCGGTGCTGGGCCAGACGGcgctgctgctgcactgctaCCTGGGCATCGCGCGGCGGGTGCGGGGCAGCGCAAAGCGCGTCAGCGTGCTCAACTTCCACCTGCTGCACCAGCTGCCCTtccccgccgcgccgccgcgCCGCGCCCAGCGCCGCCTCAGCAGCGTGTCGGCGCTGCTGCTCTGCGCCGCCTTCCTGCTGGGCACGCAGCCCCTCGTCTGGGTCAGCCTGCTCGGCTTCTTCGCGCGGCCCGCGCCCCCCGCGCTGCAGGCGGccagctggctgctgctctgcgcGCTCTCCGCCCTCAACCCGCTGCTCTACACCTGGCGCAGCGAGGAGTTCCGCCGCGCCGCCCGCTCCGTCCTGCCCCGGcccgcgccccccgccgcccccggcccgccccgcgccgcgccCGCCGCGCAGTGACCCCGGCAGCGAGACCCGTCGGCGCGGGCGGCCGCACCGGGGCCCGCACGGGAGGCGTTCCCGGCTTGCTAGACAGGGGCGCTTTCCCCAGAACTCTTAGGCGTATTCTGTTACTTCCCAAGGACCGGTTTTAATGTCGTTacgaacttcacaacagtcaaaactcttgttAATTCGGACCAACTCCTGCCTGCCCTCGCCTTTGAGGCAGGGAGAGGCCGAGACGGGGGGATCGCGGGAGCCACGTCTGAGCGCAGCTCACACCGCACCGGAGCCTTCGCATCTCCGAAAGAAACAAGGTTGAAAAAAATACGCTATAAAAAGGACATGCGACCAGAGAAACGTTCcgtctaactttcaaaaaatgcaGTTAGATGAAACTGATCTAGTTTAATCTaagcagcctgagctagtgggacatgtccctgcccatcgcagaggggttggaactggatgatctttaaggacctttccaacccaaactattctatgattctatggttctatgattatatAAACTTTACTCTCgtttagcttaaatcaaaaatattccactttttgtaacacTAACTCCTTCTCACATCACCCTTCTCTCTGCACTGCTGCTCCTTTCCAACCCCTTATGCCTCTGCCCCACTCCCACGGCGCAGACAGGCTGCCCCAGGCTCCCGCTGCTTTCCTGGGTGTCCCCTGCCCTCGCCGCCCCCTCAGCACCGCACCGGCAGCTGCCCGTGCCTGGGCTCCAGCCAGAAGCAGTGGAGTTGGGAATCAGGGATAACTGGTAAATATGGCAACGGAAGGAACTGTTGTTATGCTTCAAAGGTTTCGATACAAGACAGGCACGGAGACAGGAGCTGCGCTGCAAGTTTGTTTTTGTGAAATAGCAAGTAAttctttcagcatttgaaataattctttgaAGTGAGCTCCCCCACACACCCCAGTCTGCCAGGAACCGCTTCCTTTCCCCCTGGCTACGTGGTCTCTGTGCAAACCCCTCCTTCAGCTTTCCCCTGACGAATCTCCAGATGATGCTGTCTGTGGAAAATGCTAAAAGCACATACACCTTTGCAGTGATCTGTTTTGGCTGCTCTGGTTTGAAAGCTCGGCGTGTAAGGCCTGTTTGGACAATGGCTCTGCCCGTGGTTGTGCACTCAATACAATGCGGTGCGGTATGGAGACCAGCGTTGCCCACTTTGGTACGTGTTCGGTTACCAGTTTGTTGGGTTGCCATTAAATACGTTATTGCTGAAGCACAATTTCACAGTCTCTGCTAAATATAAAATGACAGATTCTGTGTGGCATTTGGAAAAGCGACAGCTCCTTGCACTGGAGGTGGTGACAGAAACCAACTGTTGTGGTGAGTGCTGCAGCCTCGTTCCTCTCAGAAACAGACCTAAAATCCTCATGTTTCCCTCACTTTTGCTTGACcacctccttcctcttttccaaCACAGCTGCAGTTGTTCTCATGGTGATGATTCTTAGCACTCTGTTTGCCTTTTGGCACAAAAGACTGGAAGGAGGTAATTGTTTTCTCAGTCCATGAGCATCCATGAGCAGCATCACCTAAACTGTGCTGTCTTCAGAAGAAGAATGGACATGTGGGACCATAGGAAAGTTCTTCACAACAAGAGTTTGTTGCATTGGGTTACAGGTATTAACATGAGGTTGGCACCTGTTCTGAGGATATTGGAATGATGGGACAATTAGAAGGAAGAGACAAGCACAATGGGTATAACATAAAAGGTTGCTTTGCTTGCCTTACCTGATGGGGTTTGAATTTCAACAGAAATTGctttaaggaaaagagaagaatttcatttttttcttaagtctaAGACCTGTTAGGGAGCTGTGATACAATGATGTATTGAAAATCACCAaaccagtattttatttttctaaataaaaaaattcaccACCATCACAGGAAAGATTCCATCTTGAGGTCAGGATTTGACAAAGGCAAGGAACCAAGgcctcaaaaggaaaataattaaaaaaaaatcttgacatCTGAAAATGCATCAACTTCTCAAAAACAGCTTTAGCCACTTGCCAAGGACCTGTGGAAAGGGATGATTCCTAAAGTCTGAGGCTTACAGAGAGCTGCTTCGTCTTGGAGGCAGTGTGAGAGACAGCGTGCAACTGAGTGACAGAATCAAAGTGGGGGGGGCTAGCAAGGAAACAACATACGAGATatgcaagatttatttttatcaacaCTGTGCACATATCTTGGAGCATGGAGGAGCCACTGTATCTTTGTTTTAATCTCTCATCCTAGTCACAGTGACTGTGCTTTTGCTAGCTTTGTGCAGCAAATGTAGAAGGAAGACTGTCCCTACTACAGCGATACCAATTCTGGAAAATATTCTGGATCACTGCTGTAATCAAGCTAAACCAAGGGCCACCCAGGGGAAAGACCCTGTTCTACTGTAAAGTAATCCTTAGGCTGGAACCCGCAAAAGAATGCACATCGCCACTTCCTACCATGGCTAAAGGAACTGAAGACCCTTGCTACAGCTCAGTATTGGTCCCGTAAGCAAAAGaacaaactttaaaataaagaattagaCAATGTTACCCCACTGGTTTTGGCCAAGGAACATGTTAGCCTGGAATTAAAGCAATAACCTGTTTCAGAATTCCATGTCCAGACATCAGATAACTGGAACTTCTGGGCTTCTTCCCTTGTAAAACAGCATGCAAGTTAGGTCTGAAATGCCTGTATTTTATATAGactgtgttttaaatgcaaacatgtATAAAAAATGCTATCATGTACAAAAAACTAGTCAGCTATCCTTATGCTATGCATTAATTCCAGAGAACAGCTGGAAATCCCTTGGAAAGTTTGATGTAGTTACATCTGGCTGTAAATTTTTGACTGTTTTAATATACTCAGGTGACCTAAATAGTGTTACGCAGAAACTAATTTTAAGTTAAAGTAAGAAAGAGTAATTGTCTCAGTTTAGACCAGTTTCTCTGAGAAATTACTTCTCAAAAAAAGCCCTGTATGCCTTGTTCTACAGCCATATTCTTTATATTTCCACCTTGTAAATACTCCATGCTAAACTGCAATGGAAGCTCAGCTTAGCTCAActtcttctgtctctgtggTACAGCTTCTTGGTTAAGAAAAGTGACCTGACTCTCAGTTTTTGGCAGCTACACTTTACTTTGACAGCTGATTCAACTGTGCCCACTGCTAGTTTGATGGTTGCTTTTCTTCAGTATGAATTCTGACATGCTCAAACAACTAATTTACAGATGCAAGGAATACGTTGCCAATTGTCCCTTAAAATGTGTTAACCAAACATCTTTTTTCCAAGAGGTGTAGATGAAGATGGTGAGAAATCTTGCCAGAAATTTAGGTGAGGTTTGCTTGAATTGCATTGCTCCCTTGCTCCGCTCTTGTGCCAAGCAATTTGTCTGAGCACAGCCTAAAACTGCTGTTTCTAGAATGGCTGGTCAGCTGGCTTCACTTATATTAGATGAGGGGTGTGATTTCATTAAAGCATTGGATTTATTATGCAGTAGTGCCATGTTATTCGTGTACAATAGGTGTCTGTTCCTTTGCTATTTTCTCAGGGCTTCTGGAAACAAGAGCACCTAGGAGTTGGTAATAGGCTGGATGGATTGTGGCCAGTTGCACTGATGTGGCTTGAAACCAGCCGTTTGGTCTATTATGACCTAAGTAAATCTGCCACTCAGTTTGAGGTTTGCCTATGCAGGAATTCACGGGGGACCTGCTTTTTGAAGGGAAAATTGTGGTGCCTCAGAATAACATCTTAAGTCAGATATACCATCATTTGTGCAAATTACTTGTAGAGAGTGTTCATGAAGTAATAGTTTGGGTTAAATTTTTTGAAGTTATCCTTAGTTTAAGATGTAGAAAGCCATTGAGCTGCTTTGTGGAATCAGGTAGCTCCGTTAATATGAGCCTCCACCAAAACTGGACAATCATTGCCCTAAACAAAGGTGCCTAAAAATCCGCAGGCAGCAAAGTGAAGCTGGGAAAATCTGACAAGAGGAGATAAAGATAGCAGGATGGGAGCACTGACAGGGAGATCCTAAGAAACAACACGGGGAAGTCTGAAAGCCAAAAAAGGCATGGGATAATGATGAAATAAATCCTCTCAAATGATTTGATTCTATGTATTTGTGAGGAAACATAATTCTATGcttttcttaataaataaaaatatgcaattgtattctcagtttcttcttttaaccAGACGTTCCATACACCAGCAAATTTTCTTTGACCTCTGCAATCAAAAATGTCTAAAGGTATAAATTGCATCAGTGTTCTTCTGGAGACTGCGTTTAACGGCACTACTGGACTTAGAAGCAGGGATAACATCTTAGCTAATCTCCAGATTCAGTCAGTCATAAGCATACTGTGAACCTTTTTCTTCTAACCACCAAATtgatgctatttttaaaaaaaacccacatacggattattttcaaatgaagacGTTTAAGTGTagcatttcattaaagaaaaaagtgacaACATATACTTTAG is a window of Cuculus canorus isolate bCucCan1 chromosome 8, bCucCan1.pri, whole genome shotgun sequence DNA encoding:
- the GPR88 gene encoding probable G-protein coupled receptor 88; the protein is MPNASAWSTNSPLLLLWDDSSGTRILLSLLYAALAISGTLSNVMVIYLVFSFKKLQTTSNAFIVNGCVADLGVCALWMPQEAVLGLLPPNSSSLRSPEYRLLRGGLLGLGLTASLASHLLVAFNRYVLITKLPSVYRALYRRRRAGCMIAGCWALALLLAPLLPGLQPPRRRGEGGPGYPALLLALAVLGQTALLLHCYLGIARRVRGSAKRVSVLNFHLLHQLPFPAAPPRRAQRRLSSVSALLLCAAFLLGTQPLVWVSLLGFFARPAPPALQAASWLLLCALSALNPLLYTWRSEEFRRAARSVLPRPAPPAAPGPPRAAPAAQ